The proteins below are encoded in one region of Bos indicus x Bos taurus breed Angus x Brahman F1 hybrid chromosome 2, Bos_hybrid_MaternalHap_v2.0, whole genome shotgun sequence:
- the AHDC1 gene encoding AT-hook DNA-binding motif-containing protein 1, translated as MRVKPQGLVVTSSAVCSSPDYLREPKYYPGGPPTPRPLLPARPPASPPDKAFAHTFSENPRPPPRRDPSTRRPPVLAKGDDPLPPRAARPVSQARCPTPAGDNSSSSRRHWDNGRATLRPVVQLIDIMKDLTRLSQDLQHSGVHLDCGGLRLSRPPAPPPGDLQYSFFSSPSLANSIRSPEERATPHAKSERPSHPLYEPEPEPQDSPQPGQGHSPGATAAATGLPPEPEPDGPDYSELADADILSELASLTCPEAQLLEAQALEPPSPEPEPQLLDPQPRFLDPQALEPLGEALELPPLQPLADPLGLPSLALQALDTLPDSLESQLLDPQALDPLPKLLDVPGRRLEPQQPLGPCPLAEPLRLDLCSPHGPPGPEGHPKYALRRTDRPKILCRRRKAGRGRKADAGPEGRLLPLPMPTGLAAALVEPPPPPPPPPPALPGPVPVPELEPEASQTPVVPPRKGKCRGIRRMVVKMAKIPVSLGRRNKTTYKVSSLSSSLSVEGKELGLRVSAEPTPLLKMKNNGRNVVVVFPPGEMPIILKRKRGRPPKNLLLGPGKPKEPVVVAAEAATVATASMAMPEVKKRRRRKQKLASPQPSYAADANDSKAEYSDVLAKLAFLNRQSQCAGRCSPPRCWTPSEPESVHQAPDTQSISHFLHRVQGFRRRGGKAGGFGGRGGGHAAKAARCSFSDFFEGIGKKKKVVAVAAAGVGGPGLTELGHPRKRGRGEVDAVTGKPKRKRRSRKNGTLFPEQVPSGPGFGEAGTEWVGDKGGGWAPHHGHPGGQAGRNCGFQGTEARAFASTGLESGASGRGSYYSAAAPAGQAELSQERQNLFTGYFRSLLDSDDSSDLLDFALSASRPESRKASGTYAGPPTSALPAQRGLATFPSRGAKASPVAVGSSGAGAEPSFQPVLPARQTFPPSRAASYGLTPATSECRAAETFPKLAPPPSAVARSPTTHPPTNTYPPQYGGYGAGQSVFAPAKPFTGQDCANSKDCSFAYGSGNSLPASPSSAHSAGYAPPPTGGPCLPPSKASFFNSSEGAPFSGSAPTPLRCDSRASTVSPGGYMVPKGTTASATSAASSSSSSFQPSPENCRQFAGASQWPFRQGYGGLDWASEAFSQLYNPGFDCHVSEPNVILDISNYTPQKVKQQTAVSETFSESSSDSTQFNQPVGGGFRRANSEASSSEGQSSLSSLEKLMMDWNEASSAPGYNWNQSVLFQSSSKPGRGRRKKVDLFEASHLGFPSSASGAASGYPSKRSTGPRQPRGGRGGGACSAKKERGGAAAKAKFIPKPQPVNPLFQDSPDLGLDYYSGDSSMSPLPSQSRAFSVGERDPCDFMGPYSMNPSTPSDGTFGQGFHCDSPSLGAPELDGKHFPPLAHPPTVFDAGLQKAYSPTCSPTLGFKEELRPPPTKLAACEPLKHGLQGASLGHAAAAQAHLSCRDLPLGQPHYDSPSCKGTAYWYPPGSAARSPPYEGKVGSGLLADFLGRTEAACLSAPHLASPPATPKADKEPLEMARPPGPPRGPAAAAAGYGCPLLSDLTLSPVPRDSLLPLQDTAYRYPGFMPQAHPGLGGGPKSGFLGPMAEPHPEDTFTVTSL; from the coding sequence ATGCGTGTGAAGCCCCAGGGCCTGGTGGTGACTTCCAGTGCCGTGTGCAGCTCTCCTGACTACCTCCGGGAGCCCAAGTACTACCCCGgcggcccccccaccccccggccctTGCTTCCCGCCCGGCCCCCTGCCAGCCCACCCGACAAGGCCTTCGCCCACACCTTCTCCGAGAACCCGCGCCCACCCCCACGCCGGGACCCCAGCACCCGGCGCCCACCAGTCCTTGCCAAGGGGGACGACCCGCTGCCCCCGAGGGCGGCCCGTCCTGTCTCCCAGGCCCGCTGCCCCACACCCGCGGGAGACAACAGCAGCAGCTCCCGAAGGCACTGGGACAACGGGAGGGCGACCCTGCGTCCAGTGGTCCAGCTGATCGACATCATGAAGGACCTGACCCGGCTCTCCCAGGACCTGCAGCACAGCGGCGTGCACCTGGACTGTGGTGGTCTCCGGCTCAgccgcccccccgccccaccccctgggGACCTGCAGTACAGCTTCTTCTCCTCGCCCAGCCTGGCCAACAGCATCCGCAGCCCGGAGGAGCGGGCCACCCCCCACGCCAAGTCCGAGAGGCCCAGCCACCCTCTGTACGAGCCTGAGCCTGAGCCTCAGGACAGCCCCCAGCCCGGCCAAGGCCACAGTCCTGGAGCCACGGCCGCGGCCACCGGTCTGCCACCGGAGCCTGAACCCGACGGGCCCGATTACTCAGAACTCGCTGACGCCGACATCCTTAGTGAGCTGGCCTCCCTCACTTGCCCTGAGGCCCAGCTGCTGGAGGCCCAGGCCCTCGAGCCACCGTCGCCTGAGCCCGAGCCTCAGCTCTTGGACCCCCAACCCCGCTTCTTGGACCCGCAGGCTCTAGAGCCGCTCGGGGAAGCTTTGGAGCTGCCGCCCCTGCAGCCCCTGGCTGATCCTCTGGGGTTGCCAAGCCTGGCGCTACAGGCTCTGGACACCCTGCCCGACTCCCTGGAGTCGCAGCTGCTTGACCCCCAGGCACTTGACCCCCTGCCCAAGTTGCTTGACGTCCCCGGCCGCCGCCTGGAGCCCCAGCAGCCCCTGGGACCCTGCCCACTGGCTGAGCCCTTGCGCCTGGACTTATGCTCACCCCATGGCCCTCCGGGGCCTGAGGGTCACCCCAAATACGCCTTGCGGCGCACTGATAGGCCAAAGATCCTGTGTCGCCGACGGAAAGCCGGACGGGGACGCAAGGCAGACGCTGGCCCCGAGGGCCGCCTGCTGCCCCTGCCTATGCCCACCGGGCTGGCTGCTGCCCTGGTGGAGCCAcccccaccgccgccgccgccacctccTGCCCTGCCCGGGCCAGTCCCCGTCCCGGAGCTGGAGCCCGAAGCCTCCCAGACCCCGGTGGTCCCTCCCCGCAAAGGCAAGTGCCGGGGTATCCGGCGCATGGTGGTGAAGATGGCCAAGATCCCCGTGTCCCTGGGACGGCGGAACAAGACCACATACAAGGTGTCGTCTCTGAGCAGCAGCCTGAGCGTGGAGGGCAAGGAGCTGGGCCTGCGCGTGTCCGCAGAGCCCACCCCGCTGCTGAAGATGAAGAACAACGGCCGCAACGTGGTGGTGGTCTTCCCACCAGGCGAGATGCCCATCATTCTCAAGCGGAAGCGCGGCCGCCCTCCCAAGAACCTGCTGCTGGGCCCCGGCAAGCCCAAGGAGCCGGTGGTGGTGGCGGCCGAGGCGGCCACCGTGGCAACAGCCAGCATGGCCATGCCAGAGGTGAAGAAGCGCCGGCGGCGGAAGCAGAAGCTGGCGTCCCCCCAGCCGTCCTACGCGGCGGACGCCAACGACAGCAAGGCCGAGTACTCAGACGTCCTCGCCAAGCTCGCCTTCCTGAACCGCCAGAGCCAGTGCGCTGGGCGATGCTCCCCACCCCGCTGCTGGACGCCCAGTGAACCTGAGTCCGTGCACCAGGCGCCTGACACCCAGAGCATCTCCCACTTCCTGCATCGCGTGCAGGGCTTTCGCCGGCGAGGTGGCAAAGCGGGCGGCTTCGGTGGCCGGGGAGGGGGCCATGCAGCCAAGGCCGCTCGGTGCTCCTTCAGTGACTTCTTTGAGGGCATCGGCAAGAAGAAGAAGGTGGTGGCTGTGGCAGCCGCGGGGGTCGGGGGCCCCGGCCTCACTGAGCTGGGGCATCCGCGCAAGCGAGGCCGGGGGGAGGTGGACGCTGTGACTGGGAAGCCCAAACGCAAGAGACGGTCCCGGAAGAATGGGACTCTGTTCCCGGAGCAGGTGCCCAGCGGCCCTGGCTTTGGGGAGGCGGGCACTGAGTGGGTCGGGGACAAGGGTGGCGGCTGGGCCCCTCACCACGGGCACCCAGGCGGGCAGGCTGGCCGAAACTGTGGGTTCCAGGGGACCGAGGCCCGGGCCTTTGCCTCCACTGGGCTAGAGAGCGGGGCTTCAGGCCGTGGCAGCTACTACAGCGCGGCTGCGCCCGCGGGCCAGGCCGAGCTCAGCCAGGAGCGCCAAAACCTCTTCACCGGCTATTTCCGCTCCCTGCTTGATTCCGACGACTCCTCCGACCTCTTGGACTTTGCCCTCTCGGCCTCTCGGCCCGAGTCCCGGAAGGCATCAGGCACCTACGCAGGGCCCCCCACCAGCGCCCTGCCTGCCCAGCGGGGCCTGGCCACCTTCCCCAGCCGGGGAGCCAAGGCCAGCCCAGTGGCCGTGGGCAGCagtggggctggggctgagcCCTCCTTCCAGCCGGTGCTGCCCGCTCGCCAGACTTTCCCACCCAGCCGGGCAGCGAGCTATGGGCTCACCCCGGCTACTTCAGAATGCCGGGCTGCAGAGACCTTCCCCAAGCTGGCGCCCCCACCTTCCGCTGTGGCCCGCTCACCTACCACCCACCCGCCCACCAACACCTACCCTCCACAGTACGGTGGCTATGGGGCCGGACAAAGCGTATTTGCCCCGGCTAAGCCCTTCACGGGCCAGGACTGTGCTAACAGCAAAGACTGCAGCTTTGCCTATGGCAGCGGCAACAGCCTACCTGCCTCACCCAGCAGCGCCCACAGTGCCGGCTACGCCCCACCGCCCACCGGTGGCCCATGCCTGCCACCAAGCAAGGCCTCCTTCTTCAACAGCTCCGAGGGGGCCCCCTTCTCTGGTTCAGCCCCCACACCTCTGCGCTGTGACAGCCGGGCCAGCACAGTCTCGCCCGGTGGCTACATGGTGCCCAAGGGCACCACGGCCTCTGCCACCTCCGCCGCCTCCTCGTCGTCCTCGTCCTTCCAGCCCTCGCCTGAGAACTGTCGGCAGTTTGCGGGGGCTTCTCAGTGGCCTTTCCGGCAGGGCTATGGAGGCCTGGACTGGGCCTCGGAGGCCTTCAGTCAGCTCTACAATCCCGGCTTCGACTGCCACGTCAGCGAGCCCAACGTGATCCTGGACATCTCCAACTACACCCCGCAGAAGGTGAAGCAACAGACAGCCGTGTCCGAGACCTTCTCCGAATCCTCCTCCGACAGCACCCAGTTCAATCAGCCGGTCGGCGGCGGTTTCCGGCGTGCCAACAGCGAGGCCTCGAGCAGCGAGGGCCAGTCGAGCCTGTCCAGCCTGGAGAAACTGATGATGGACTGGAACGAGGCCTCGTCCGCCCCCGGTTACAACTGGAACCAGAGCGTCCTCTTCCAGAGCAGCTCCAAGCCGGGCCGTGGACGGCGGAAGAAAGTGGACCTGTTCGAGGCCTCGCATCTGGGCTTCCCGTCGTCCGCCTCGGGCGCTGCCTCGGGCTACCCGTCCAAACGGAGCACCGGGCCCCGGCAACCTCGGGGTGGCCGGGGCGGTGGAGCCTGCTCGGCCAAGAaggagcggggcggggcggcggccAAAGCCAAGTTCATCCCCAAGCCGCAGCCCGTCAACCCCCTGTTCCAGGACAGCCCAGACCTTGGCCTGGACTACTACAGCGGGGACAGCAGCATGTCCCCGCTGCCCTCCCAATCGAGGGCCTTCAGCGTGGGTGAGCGAGACCCCTGTGACTTCATGGGACCCTACTCCATGAACCCATCCACGCCATCCGACGGCACCTTCGGCCAAGGCTTCCACTGCGACTCGCCTAGCCTGGGGGCCCCTGAGCTGGATGGCAAGCATTTCCCACCGCTGGCCCACCCGCCCACGGTGTTTGACGCAGGCCTGCAGAAGGCGTACTCGCCTACCTGCTCACCCACCCTGGGCTTCAAGGAAGAGCTGCGGCCGCCACCCACAAAGCTGGCTGCCTGTGAGCCCCTcaagcatgggctccagggggCCAGCCTGGGCCATGCGGCTGCAGCTCAGGCCCACCTGAGCTGCCGGGACCTGCCACTGGGCCAGCCTCACTACGACTCCCCCAGCTGCAAGGGTACTGCGTATTGGTACCCACCAGGCTCAGCTGCCCGCAGCCCACCCTACGAAGGCAAGGTGGGTTCGGGGCTGCTGGCTGACTTCCTGGGCAGGACGGAGGCCGCGTGCCTCAGTGCCCCACACCTGGCTAGCCCACCGGCCACACCCAAGGCCGACAAGGAGCCGCTGGAGATGGCCCGGCCGCCCGGCCCACCCCGTGGCCCCGCTGCAGCCGCTGCTGGCTATGGCTGCCCACTTCTTAGTGACTTGACCCTGTCCCCTGTGCCGAGGGACTCGCTGCTGCCCCTGCAGGATACTGCCTACAGGTATCCAGGCTTTATGCCGCAGGCGCATCCCGGCCTGGGTGGGGGCCCCAAGAGCGGCTTCCTGGGGCCTATGGCGGAACCTCACCCTGAGGACACATTCACCGTCACCTCCCTGTAG